A window of the Desulfovibrio sp. genome harbors these coding sequences:
- a CDS encoding septum formation initiator family protein: MFMRRLLLTMILSCNAILLYNLVWSDKGIFAYLDLKNHQKQLKSRLENLGGRSLDLSQEIRWLKSDKAFTEKMTRAHGNYLRDNEIIYLFPGNTPEGSVGDDIKN, from the coding sequence ATGTTCATGCGGCGCCTGCTTCTGACGATGATCCTCTCTTGCAATGCAATATTGCTTTACAACCTTGTATGGAGCGACAAAGGCATATTCGCCTACCTGGATCTGAAGAATCACCAGAAGCAGCTGAAGTCCAGGCTGGAAAACCTGGGCGGACGATCGCTTGATTTGAGTCAGGAAATCCGCTGGTTGAAATCCGACAAGGCATTTACGGAAAAAATGACGCGCGCACACGGGAACTATCTCCGCGATAACGAAATCATCTATCTTTTCCCAGGGAACACTCCCGAAGGAAGCGTCGGCGATGACATCAAAAATTGA